A stretch of Palaemon carinicauda isolate YSFRI2023 chromosome 34, ASM3689809v2, whole genome shotgun sequence DNA encodes these proteins:
- the LOC137626466 gene encoding gastrula zinc finger protein XlCGF57.1-like encodes MYKNMEAEMDSEPSSGYPLKGEMEDPLSICQVKRENGDMADCTASSPDSSLFNPFLEVKTEAEEHGESDEGDIKCSFEIEGSSEAMLTCKKEVKEEKGKNSCSKKRRYVCSICGKVISKGSMKKHMMTHTGERPFPCEYCGKAFAQKVALTIHTRIHTGEKPFVCVECGESFSRKDHLTMHKVKHTGERPYVCQDCGKTFTQTRYLRLHRKVHVPTKVEVLLTCNECGKAFSQKEVLKVHMRSHTGERPFACKQCDSAFARSCALTRHMRIHTGLTPFVCNVCEKAFYQRCDLTNHMRVHTREKPFACDLCEKTFSWRCALRNHAKVHTGERPFVCLECGKSYPHRKVLKQHLRIHSGEKRFKCGDCEEAFTYKYQLKRHMESHT; translated from the coding sequence ATGTACAAAAATATGGAGGCTGAAATGGATTCAGAACCTTCCTCAGGGTATCCTTTGAAAGGGGAAATGGAAGACCCATTATCCATCTGTCAGGTCAAGCGCGAAAACGGGGATATGGCCGACTGTACTGCATCCTCTCCTGATAGCTCTTTGTTCAATCCTTTTCTAGAGGTGAAAACAGAAGCGGAGGAACACGGGGAATCGGATGAGGGCGATATTAAATGTTCATTTGAAATTGAAGGAAGCAGTGAAGCTATGCTAACGTGCAAGAAGGAAGTtaaagaagaaaagggaaaaaacagTTGCAGTAAGAAAAGGCGTTACGTCTGCAGCATATGCGGGAAAGTAATCTCCAAAGGCTCTATGAAGAAACACATGATGACCCATACGGGGGAGAGGCCGTTCCCGTGCGAGTATTGCGGGAAAGCCTTCGCCCAGAAGGTGGCTCTGACGATCCACAcgagaattcacacgggagagaagcccttCGTGTGCGTGGAGTGTGGGGAGTCGTTCTCGCGGAAGGACCACCTGACAATGCACAAGGTCAAACATACTGGTGAGAGGCCGTATGTCTGTCAGGATTGTGGGAAAACATTCACCCAGACGAGATATCTCAGACTTCACAGGAAAGTTCACGTCCCCACCAAAGTGGAGGTGCTCTTAACGTGCAACGAATGCGGGAAAGCTTTCTCCCAGAAGGAAGTCCTCAAAGTTCACATGAGGAGTCACACAGGAGAGCGGCCTTTCGCTTGCAAGCAGTGCGACAGCGCATTCGCCAGAAGTTGCGCCCTCACTCGTCACATGAGGATTCACACTGGCCTAACTCCCTTCGTGTGCAATGTGTGCGAGAAGGCGTTCTATCAAAGGTGTGATCTGACAAACCACATGAGAGTTCACACTCGTGAGAAGCCGTTCGCGTGCGACTTGTGTGAAAAGACGTTTTCGTGGAGATGTGCTCTGAGGAACCACGCGAAAGTTCACACTGGGGAAAGGCCATTTGTGTGCCTGGAGTGCGGGAAATCGTATCCTCACAGGAAGGTTCTCAAGCAGCATTTGAGGATTCACAGCGGAGAGAAGAGATTCAAGTGCGGTGATTGCGAGGAAGCTTTTACTTACAAGTACCAACTCAAGAGACATATGGAGAGTCACACTTGA